Proteins from a single region of Ziziphus jujuba cultivar Dongzao chromosome 1, ASM3175591v1:
- the LOC107428104 gene encoding pentatricopeptide repeat-containing protein At3g49170, chloroplastic isoform X1 → MVDNIFVLMVLVPETINSLLHHSSKVKALRHGLAFHAAVLKAGMQSDICTSNHVINMYAKCGNVKSACRMFDQMFEKNIVSWSAMISGYVQAGQHLMALDLFSKMHLVPNEFIYASAISACANLVALSQGQQIHAQALQFGYASISFVSNSLISMYMKCGHCDDALSVHGSASEQNTISYNALVGGFLENDQPEKGLEVFKLMQRRGLVPDRFTFVEVLGICSNSNNLRTGMVLHCQTIKRTLATTNFVGNVIMTMYSKFNLIEEAEKVFRLIQEKDVISWNTLITACSHCNDHAKGFCVYKEMRENYGVKPDDFTFASVLAACAGLPSIRHGKQIHAYLIKTKLSQDVGVDNALVCMYAKCGSFGYAYNVFNKMLHRNAVSWNTIIAGFGNHGLGRQALELFEQMKAMGVNPDSVTFVGVLMACNHAGLVDRGKSIFNSMEEIYGIAPDLEHFSCLIDMLGRAGRLTEAEEYMKKFPFGHDPVVLGTLLSACRLHGDVVIGERLARDLLELQPVTSSPYVLLSNLYASDEFWDGAARARKMLKSSGLKKEPGYSLIEVNGSFKKFTVGDYSHSRIEEIRDTLKSLSCPVGEVSLNDLT, encoded by the coding sequence ATGGTGGATAACATTTTTGTCCTCATGGTATTGGTACCAGAAACCATTAACTCACTTTTGCACCATTCCTCCAAAGTCAAGGCGTTGCGACATGGTCTTGCTTTTCATGCTGCTGTCCTGAAGGCAGGCATGCAATCTGACATTTGCACCTCAAACCATGTCATCAATATGTATGCCAAATGTGGCAACGTTAAATCTGCCTGTCGAATGTTTGACCAgatgtttgaaaaaaatattgtttcttGGTCAGCAATGATATCTGGTTATGTCCAGGCGGGGCAGCACTTAATGGCACTTGACctattttctaaaatgcatcTTGTGCCTAATGAATTCATATATGCTAGTGCTATCAGTGCATGTGCCAACTTGGTGGCATTGTCACAGGGTCAACAGATACATGCTCAAGCGCTGCAATTTGGCTATGCATCCATATCATTTGTGTCTAACTCACTTATATCAATGTATATGAAATGTGGTCACTGCGATGATGCATTATCCGTCCATGGGAGTGCCTCAGAGCAAAACACTATCTCTTATAATGCTCTTGTTGGTGGGTTTTTAGAAAATGATCAACCGGAAAAAGGTCTTGAAGTCTTCAAACTTATGCAACGGCGAGGTCTTGTGCCAGATCGTTTTACTTTTGTGGAAGTTTTGGGGATTTGttctaattcaaataatttgcGGACAGGCATGGTGTTGCATTGCCAAACCATCAAGCGTACACTTGCCACTACCAATTTTGTTGGTAATGTGATTATGACAATGTACTCCAAGTTCAATCTCATTGAAGAAGCTGAGAAAGTTTTTAGATTGATTCAAGAGAAAGATGTGATTTCATGGAACACCCTTATCACAGCTTGTTCTCATTGCAATGATCATGCTAAAGGCTTTTGTGTTTATAAGGAGATGAGAGAAAATTATGGTGTAAAGCCTGATGACTTCACATTTGCAAGTGTCCTTGCTGCCTGTGCTGGGCTGCCTTCAATTCGCCATGGGAAGCAGATTCATGCTTATTTAATCAAAACGAAACTGTCTCAAGATGTGGGAGTTGATAATGCCCTGGTGTGTATGTATGCTAAATGTGGTTCCTTCGGATATGCATATAATGTATTCAACAAAATGCTTCATCGCAATGCTGTTTCATGGAACACAATCATTGCTGGTTTTGGAAATCATGGGCTTGGAAGACAGGCCCTAGAACTTTTTGAGCAGATGAAGGCAATGGGGGTAAACCCAGATTCTGTTACATTTGTTGGAGTTTTAATGGCTTGCAATCATGCAGGACTGGTAGATAGGGGCAAATCTATCTTCAATTCTATGGAAGAAATTTATGGAATTGCACCTGATCTAGAACATTTCTCATGTCTTATTGATATGTTGGGCCGGGCTGGGAGATTAACCGAGGCAGAAGAGTACATGAAAAAGTTTCCATTTGGTCATGATCCAGTTGTTCTAGGAACCTTGCTTTCAGCATGTCGGCTGCATGGTGATGTTGTGATTGGGGAACGTTTGGCCAGAGATCTTCTAGAACTTCAGCCTGTCACTTCATCACCTTATGTTTTATTGTCAAACTTGTATGCTTCAGATgagttttgggatggtgctgcAAGGGCAAGGAAGATGTTGAAGAGTAGTGGATTGAAGAAGGAGCCAGGCTATAGTCTAATTGAAGTGAATGGAAGTTTTAAGAAATTCACGGTGGGGGATTACTCTCATTCAAGGATTGAAGAAATAAGGGACACACTCAAAAGTTTAAGTTGTCCAGTTGGTGAAGTTTCATTGAATGACTTAACATAG
- the LOC107428104 gene encoding pentatricopeptide repeat-containing protein At1g08070, chloroplastic isoform X2 has product MQSDICTSNHVINMYAKCGNVKSACRMFDQMFEKNIVSWSAMISGYVQAGQHLMALDLFSKMHLVPNEFIYASAISACANLVALSQGQQIHAQALQFGYASISFVSNSLISMYMKCGHCDDALSVHGSASEQNTISYNALVGGFLENDQPEKGLEVFKLMQRRGLVPDRFTFVEVLGICSNSNNLRTGMVLHCQTIKRTLATTNFVGNVIMTMYSKFNLIEEAEKVFRLIQEKDVISWNTLITACSHCNDHAKGFCVYKEMRENYGVKPDDFTFASVLAACAGLPSIRHGKQIHAYLIKTKLSQDVGVDNALVCMYAKCGSFGYAYNVFNKMLHRNAVSWNTIIAGFGNHGLGRQALELFEQMKAMGVNPDSVTFVGVLMACNHAGLVDRGKSIFNSMEEIYGIAPDLEHFSCLIDMLGRAGRLTEAEEYMKKFPFGHDPVVLGTLLSACRLHGDVVIGERLARDLLELQPVTSSPYVLLSNLYASDEFWDGAARARKMLKSSGLKKEPGYSLIEVNGSFKKFTVGDYSHSRIEEIRDTLKSLSCPVGEVSLNDLT; this is encoded by the coding sequence ATGCAATCTGACATTTGCACCTCAAACCATGTCATCAATATGTATGCCAAATGTGGCAACGTTAAATCTGCCTGTCGAATGTTTGACCAgatgtttgaaaaaaatattgtttcttGGTCAGCAATGATATCTGGTTATGTCCAGGCGGGGCAGCACTTAATGGCACTTGACctattttctaaaatgcatcTTGTGCCTAATGAATTCATATATGCTAGTGCTATCAGTGCATGTGCCAACTTGGTGGCATTGTCACAGGGTCAACAGATACATGCTCAAGCGCTGCAATTTGGCTATGCATCCATATCATTTGTGTCTAACTCACTTATATCAATGTATATGAAATGTGGTCACTGCGATGATGCATTATCCGTCCATGGGAGTGCCTCAGAGCAAAACACTATCTCTTATAATGCTCTTGTTGGTGGGTTTTTAGAAAATGATCAACCGGAAAAAGGTCTTGAAGTCTTCAAACTTATGCAACGGCGAGGTCTTGTGCCAGATCGTTTTACTTTTGTGGAAGTTTTGGGGATTTGttctaattcaaataatttgcGGACAGGCATGGTGTTGCATTGCCAAACCATCAAGCGTACACTTGCCACTACCAATTTTGTTGGTAATGTGATTATGACAATGTACTCCAAGTTCAATCTCATTGAAGAAGCTGAGAAAGTTTTTAGATTGATTCAAGAGAAAGATGTGATTTCATGGAACACCCTTATCACAGCTTGTTCTCATTGCAATGATCATGCTAAAGGCTTTTGTGTTTATAAGGAGATGAGAGAAAATTATGGTGTAAAGCCTGATGACTTCACATTTGCAAGTGTCCTTGCTGCCTGTGCTGGGCTGCCTTCAATTCGCCATGGGAAGCAGATTCATGCTTATTTAATCAAAACGAAACTGTCTCAAGATGTGGGAGTTGATAATGCCCTGGTGTGTATGTATGCTAAATGTGGTTCCTTCGGATATGCATATAATGTATTCAACAAAATGCTTCATCGCAATGCTGTTTCATGGAACACAATCATTGCTGGTTTTGGAAATCATGGGCTTGGAAGACAGGCCCTAGAACTTTTTGAGCAGATGAAGGCAATGGGGGTAAACCCAGATTCTGTTACATTTGTTGGAGTTTTAATGGCTTGCAATCATGCAGGACTGGTAGATAGGGGCAAATCTATCTTCAATTCTATGGAAGAAATTTATGGAATTGCACCTGATCTAGAACATTTCTCATGTCTTATTGATATGTTGGGCCGGGCTGGGAGATTAACCGAGGCAGAAGAGTACATGAAAAAGTTTCCATTTGGTCATGATCCAGTTGTTCTAGGAACCTTGCTTTCAGCATGTCGGCTGCATGGTGATGTTGTGATTGGGGAACGTTTGGCCAGAGATCTTCTAGAACTTCAGCCTGTCACTTCATCACCTTATGTTTTATTGTCAAACTTGTATGCTTCAGATgagttttgggatggtgctgcAAGGGCAAGGAAGATGTTGAAGAGTAGTGGATTGAAGAAGGAGCCAGGCTATAGTCTAATTGAAGTGAATGGAAGTTTTAAGAAATTCACGGTGGGGGATTACTCTCATTCAAGGATTGAAGAAATAAGGGACACACTCAAAAGTTTAAGTTGTCCAGTTGGTGAAGTTTCATTGAATGACTTAACATAG